TTTGCTGAGCATGCTGTCTTGCTGCTAATTGCGAAGACTCATACCAGAAAGTATAGTTTCCTGAGTAGTGATTAATTTTTCCGAAGTCAATATCCGAAATATGTGTACACACCGCATCTAAAAAGTGTCTATCGTGCGAAACCACAATCACACAATTATCATAATTAGCCAAGAAATTTTCTAACCACGATATGGTTTCGTAATCCAAGTCGTTGGTAGGCTCATCCATAATAAGCACATCTGGATTTCCAAATAAGGCCTGCGCCAATAACACACGTACTTTTTGTTTACCATCTAAATCGGCCATCATGGTATAATGCAAATCTTCCTTAATATCTAGGTTAGATAGCATTGAAGCCGCATTACTATCGGCGTTCCAGCCATCCATTTCTTCAAATTGCACCTGTAACTCACCAATTTTCTCGGCGTTTTCATCGGTGTAATCGGCATAAAGGGCATCAATTTGAGATTTGATTTTAAACAAAGGCTTATTCCCCATCAAAACCGTTTCTAAAACCGTATGCTCATCATATAAACTATGGTCTTGTTCAAATACCGACATACGCTTTCCTGACTCTAGCGAGACATGCCCAGATGTTGGCTCCATTTTCCCAGAAAGAATCTTCAAAAAAGTAGATTTCCCGGCCCCGTTGGCTCCAATAATACCATAGCAATTTCCATTGTTAAAGGAAGTATTTACTTCATCGAAAAGCACACGTTTTCCAAATTGGACAGAAAGATTTGATACTGATAGCATAATTTATATTAAAATTTTTGCAAAAGTAGAAAAATGAATTGGGAAGACGAAACTTAAGTCTGGCTATTTTAAACCATATAACCAATTAAAAAAGCTTCTAAATTTGTAGGAAAAACAACTTTTAACAGCCTCTTAACAGCCGAATCCCATAACAACGTATACATTTGTTCATCCAAAGATACGCTATCATATTTATGAGAATTAACTTTTCGATTGTAGTTTTACTATTTACCTTTTATAGCTGTAATCAAAACAGTGCTAACGAGAAAAATAGTTATGCTTATATTGGTGGTGAAATTATTAACCCCAACACCAACTACGTTGTTCTGTCTAAAGATCAAAAAGTGATAGACACTGTAAAATTAAATGGCGTTAACCGATTTCTTTACAAATTAGATTCACTTTCTCCGGGAATTTACACCTTTAAGCACGGTATTGAAACTCAAATGGTTTTATTAGAACCTAGAGATAGTGTCTTGTTTCGATTAAACACCTTAGACTTCGATGAATCTTTAGTTTTTACAGGTAAAGGTGACAAGAAAAACAACTATTTGATTAATGATTTTCTGGAGCACGAAAAAGAAGAAAAATACATTTTTAAACTTTGCCAACTCTCACCCGATGTTTATGAGCAAAAGATCGACTCTATAAAAACTGAAAAGGATAACCTTTTAGCAAGTTTTATAAATCGATATCAACCTTCTCCTTTATTTATTAAAATAGCTGAAGCCAATAACAAATACAGTTATTACTCCAATAAAGAGGTGTATCCATTCGCGCACCACGGGAAAAACAAAATGAAAAATCTTAAAAGTTTACCTGAAGATTTTTATAACTACCGAAAAACCATCAATTACAACGATACTTTTTTTAGCGACTACCACAATTACCGTACGTTTTTAAAGCATAACATTAGTAATTTAGCGCTTAATAAACACGCGAAACATAACGAACAAAAATCGCGTAAACAACATGCCTTTTGCTATAATTACGAGCGCCTAAAATTGATTGACTGTTTGGTTTCGGATAACAGCATTAAGGATGACTTACTTTATCACTTTACCTTAAAATACTTATCGAAACACGATGACGAATCTTACAATAGAAAGGTTTTAGATTTTTACTTAAATAATAGTAGTAATGCGTCTGAAAAGGAGCGAATGACCAAATATGCTAATTCCATTCATAAGTTAAAAAATGGTTCGCAATTACCTCTTGTTGAACTGGTTGATTACAACCATGAAGCTATAGAACTTAACACGCTTATTAGCACCCTTACCGTAATTACCTTTTGGTCTAACGTATATTATCAGCATTTCAAAGACAGCCATTACAAGATAAAAGAATTGGAACTTAAATATCCCGAAGTGGATTTCATTACTATAAATATCGATGATTATGGTTTAGAAAAAGCCAATAAACTTTTGAATAGTTTTAATTTTAATCATGAGCATGAATACCAATTCCAAGACTCTAAATTAGCTTCAGAAAAATTAATCATCTACCCGATTACTAAATCTATTATTGTTGATAAGAACAAAAAAATAATAGATAGTAATGCGAATATATTCTCTTATAAATTTGAAGATGATATTCTAGGACTTATCAATAGATAATCTAATAATATATCGTTTTTAATTAGAGACCAGAAATGCCAAAAAGTTGTTTTAGCGGATCTCGGTTTGGGTGTATTTCTGGCGTGTCTTTTACCAAATGACATAACCTTTAAGTCAAAAAACGCTAAAGTTATATAGTAATAATCAATTACCTATAAGAAAATTAGCGGACTTGAATACCATAATTTCACCAAGTGAAAATTATCACAAACAAACATCCGCTAACTTTAAATTAAAAAATTAGGTTAGACTAATAATTTTATACTAAACGGGAAAGCGTTTATTATTTTTTTATAAACTTTAAGACAGCTCCCTTCTCAAATTTCAAAAAATACAAACCATTATTTAGGCTTCTAATATCAATTTCATTGTTACCTGTAATTCCACTTATTATTTCTTGGCCTAAAGCATTTAATATGCTATAATTTTCAGAAACCGCCATATTAGAAATTGTAATAAATTCTGAAGCAGGGTTAGGAAATATTGATATTTTATTGTCCTTATTAAACGCTTCAGCCCCTAAAGCATTATCACTAATACTTACACTAAAAGATAGATCCATTAAAGATGAGACTTTAGAATTAACCCAGGCTGTGCCACTAGTGTATGGATTGG
This genomic interval from Tamlana carrageenivorans contains the following:
- a CDS encoding TlpA family protein disulfide reductase; the protein is MRINFSIVVLLFTFYSCNQNSANEKNSYAYIGGEIINPNTNYVVLSKDQKVIDTVKLNGVNRFLYKLDSLSPGIYTFKHGIETQMVLLEPRDSVLFRLNTLDFDESLVFTGKGDKKNNYLINDFLEHEKEEKYIFKLCQLSPDVYEQKIDSIKTEKDNLLASFINRYQPSPLFIKIAEANNKYSYYSNKEVYPFAHHGKNKMKNLKSLPEDFYNYRKTINYNDTFFSDYHNYRTFLKHNISNLALNKHAKHNEQKSRKQHAFCYNYERLKLIDCLVSDNSIKDDLLYHFTLKYLSKHDDESYNRKVLDFYLNNSSNASEKERMTKYANSIHKLKNGSQLPLVELVDYNHEAIELNTLISTLTVITFWSNVYYQHFKDSHYKIKELELKYPEVDFITINIDDYGLEKANKLLNSFNFNHEHEYQFQDSKLASEKLIIYPITKSIIVDKNKKIIDSNANIFSYKFEDDILGLINR